A window from Intestinimonas massiliensis (ex Afouda et al. 2020) encodes these proteins:
- a CDS encoding ribbon-helix-helix domain-containing protein, with amino-acid sequence MGEAQLVNRTKFVSSLKNELVPLFNQLSADTRVPKSRLLDEAIEDLLKKYEKRRALD; translated from the coding sequence ATGGGTGAAGCTCAATTAGTGAACCGGACCAAATTTGTTTCTTCCTTAAAAAATGAGCTGGTGCCTCTGTTTAACCAGCTTTCTGCGGATACCAGAGTACCAAAATCCCGCCTTTTGGACGAGGCCATTGAGGACCTGCTCAAAAAATACGAAAAAAGGAGGGCGCTCGACTGA